The following proteins come from a genomic window of Lentimicrobiaceae bacterium:
- a CDS encoding IS110 family transposase: MNKLKRVCGLDVHKDIIFACVKKGKYQSEVKQFSTTTQGLSDMSHWMQGEQVYNVAMESTGIYWMPVWRALENEFELLLVNPYFIKQMPGRKSDVQDAQWIATLLEKKLLKGSVVPKKTIRVLRSYLRRYAQLQGQMTRCLQQIEKQLSQCNIKIASLSSTIGSKTVINIVESISKGNYAPEQLLALVHSRILNRHGAKVKQSLEGIIEEHDVFLLRQIYKDYLHIERQYNELLAQAQKIAEVQYKEQLDLLQTIPGIKQLSAVIILAELGGNIKLFETAKQLTGWCGLRPKNDESAGKIKSRSITKGNKYLRRILVQTAWAASRTQTCYLKTKFEQLAVRKSSKKALIAIARKQLVIIWNVLTKQEVYKEPQIKLSTEQISRKQKYYQEKLSKLQQQSRSCGEKTV; the protein is encoded by the coding sequence ATGAACAAATTAAAACGAGTTTGCGGACTGGACGTGCACAAAGATATAATTTTTGCGTGTGTCAAAAAAGGAAAATATCAAAGTGAAGTAAAACAATTTTCAACAACCACTCAGGGCTTGTCAGATATGAGCCATTGGATGCAAGGAGAACAGGTTTACAACGTGGCAATGGAAAGCACCGGTATTTATTGGATGCCTGTTTGGCGGGCGTTAGAAAATGAATTTGAACTTTTGTTGGTTAATCCGTATTTTATCAAACAGATGCCTGGACGGAAAAGTGATGTACAAGATGCACAATGGATCGCCACATTGTTAGAGAAAAAATTACTTAAAGGCAGTGTGGTTCCTAAAAAAACGATACGTGTGTTGCGTAGTTACCTGAGACGTTATGCACAGTTGCAAGGACAAATGACGCGGTGTTTGCAGCAAATAGAAAAACAACTTTCACAGTGCAACATCAAGATTGCTTCGTTGAGTTCTACTATTGGCAGCAAGACAGTGATAAATATTGTTGAAAGTATCAGCAAAGGCAATTATGCTCCTGAACAACTTCTTGCATTAGTTCATAGTCGTATTTTGAACCGGCACGGAGCAAAAGTAAAACAATCATTGGAAGGCATCATTGAAGAACACGATGTGTTTCTGTTACGGCAGATATACAAAGATTATCTGCATATAGAAAGGCAGTACAACGAGTTATTGGCACAGGCACAAAAAATAGCTGAAGTGCAGTATAAAGAACAACTCGACCTGCTGCAAACCATACCGGGAATAAAACAATTATCAGCCGTTATTATCTTAGCCGAATTAGGCGGTAACATCAAACTATTTGAAACAGCAAAGCAACTTACAGGTTGGTGCGGATTAAGACCAAAGAACGATGAAAGTGCAGGAAAAATAAAAAGCCGTTCCATTACAAAAGGCAATAAATATCTGCGCAGAATATTAGTTCAAACCGCATGGGCAGCCAGCCGCACCCAAACTTGTTATCTAAAAACCAAGTTTGAACAATTAGCCGTCCGCAAATCAAGTAAAAAAGCACTCATAGCCATAGCACGGAAACAATTGGTCATTATTTGGAATGTGCTGACAAAACAAGAGGTATATAAAGAACCTCAAATCAAATTATCTACAGAGCAAATCAGCAGAAAGCAAAAGTATTATCAGGAAAAATTAAGCAAGTTGCAACAGCAATCCCGCAGTTGCGGGGAAAAGACCGTTTAA
- a CDS encoding BamA/TamA family outer membrane protein: MDKNKITISNNQITKDEINGYILQKHNKKFLGIFRFNIWVYETANQGKDNRVNRWLKKTIGQKPVILDTVQTNTSLKQIKAYLNNKGYFSSHIAKNIKYKKKKAIVNYNIRLSTPYTIRNISYAIRDRMIDSLVTSDIPQSFLKKGDIYNAYTLEDERDRITTFLKNNGFYYFSKEYILFHVDSTLKSHQLNITIDIQDSKKQFANNSNFSETRSHPRCFINSIYIFPDFSPEVGTNVPFDTINSGNNRYFLYKDKLRLKPKSVIRNLFLKKNSPYRMEDVQLTYNRLSGLGVIRFVNFDFSSSPDKKSTVDSTWLDCHIQLTRNPLQRTSYGTEGTNKGGYLGITGYSTYQNINIFRGSEILNLKLKGSLEMQKNLGKSQPSNEFLFFNTIETGIEARFDFPRIVFPVKQERVSKFSSPNTSLTGGFNFQLRPFYKRYITNLSFGYEWKQSQTIAHILSPFEINSVRIFPSSEFTDYLNSLKDPRYKYQYTDHLIMALKYSLIFSNQGQRHQKHFEYFRLNMETSGNSLNLYSKYIDNTRNANGDYTLFNIRYAQYLRSDFDFRYYNAINPRNLIVIRAAAGLGYAYGNSKSLPFEKGFYSGGANGMRGWRIRSLGPGAFRDTSDANFDKMGDILLEGNMEYRFPIYRFLKGAFFADAGNIWTLNTNSDFPDGKFSSSTFINQIAMDAGFGIRLDFSYFIFRIDGAIPIRSPSLPQEDRWIKVPAMQIGDIIWNFAIGYPF; the protein is encoded by the coding sequence TTGGATAAAAATAAAATAACCATCAGCAACAATCAAATCACAAAAGATGAGATTAATGGCTATATTTTACAAAAACATAATAAAAAATTTCTTGGTATATTCCGGTTTAATATATGGGTTTATGAAACTGCAAACCAAGGTAAGGACAACCGTGTAAACAGATGGTTAAAAAAAACAATAGGACAAAAGCCTGTTATTCTTGATACTGTACAAACGAATACTTCGTTAAAACAAATAAAAGCCTATCTGAACAATAAGGGATATTTTTCTTCACATATAGCAAAAAATATTAAATATAAAAAGAAAAAAGCTATAGTAAATTACAATATTCGTTTATCAACTCCTTATACCATCCGCAATATCAGTTATGCAATTCGCGATCGGATGATTGACTCCCTGGTTACATCAGATATTCCACAATCGTTCCTCAAAAAAGGTGATATATATAATGCCTATACACTGGAAGATGAACGCGACAGGATCACCACATTTTTGAAAAACAACGGTTTTTATTATTTTTCCAAGGAATATATTCTTTTTCATGTAGATAGTACCTTAAAAAGCCATCAACTTAATATTACAATTGATATTCAGGATAGTAAAAAACAATTTGCCAACAATTCTAATTTTTCGGAAACGAGAAGCCACCCTCGATGCTTTATCAATTCTATTTACATATTTCCGGATTTTTCTCCAGAAGTTGGTACAAATGTGCCTTTTGACACTATTAATTCGGGAAACAACCGCTATTTTCTGTATAAGGATAAATTACGTCTAAAACCCAAATCGGTGATAAGGAATTTATTTCTCAAAAAAAATTCGCCCTACCGTATGGAAGACGTGCAGCTTACTTACAACCGCTTGTCGGGTTTGGGAGTAATACGGTTTGTTAATTTTGACTTTTCTTCTTCCCCTGATAAAAAATCTACAGTGGACAGTACTTGGCTTGACTGCCATATTCAACTAACAAGAAATCCATTACAAAGAACCTCGTATGGAACTGAAGGCACAAACAAAGGAGGGTATCTTGGCATAACAGGATATTCAACATATCAAAATATCAATATTTTCAGAGGATCTGAAATCCTCAATCTCAAGTTGAAAGGCTCACTCGAAATGCAAAAAAATCTTGGGAAATCCCAACCTTCCAATGAATTTTTATTTTTCAACACCATAGAAACAGGTATTGAAGCCCGTTTTGATTTTCCCCGGATTGTTTTCCCTGTTAAACAGGAAAGGGTTTCCAAATTTTCGAGCCCCAATACTAGCCTTACCGGTGGTTTTAATTTCCAGTTACGACCTTTCTACAAACGCTATATTACCAATCTTTCTTTTGGATACGAGTGGAAACAAAGTCAAACCATTGCCCATATTTTATCACCTTTTGAAATTAATTCTGTTCGCATTTTTCCCTCATCTGAGTTTACCGATTATTTAAATTCGCTTAAAGACCCACGCTATAAATACCAGTACACAGACCATTTAATTATGGCGCTGAAATACAGCCTTATATTTAGCAACCAGGGGCAAAGACACCAGAAACACTTTGAATACTTCCGTTTGAATATGGAAACATCTGGCAATAGCCTTAACTTGTACAGCAAATACATTGATAACACCCGGAATGCCAATGGAGATTATACCTTGTTTAATATCCGTTATGCGCAATACCTAAGAAGTGATTTTGATTTTAGGTATTACAATGCCATTAATCCACGGAATCTGATAGTGATAAGAGCCGCCGCAGGATTAGGTTATGCTTATGGAAATTCGAAATCTCTGCCTTTTGAAAAAGGTTTTTATTCCGGAGGAGCTAATGGCATGCGGGGATGGAGAATTCGCTCTCTTGGTCCGGGGGCTTTCCGGGATACTTCGGACGCCAATTTTGATAAAATGGGTGATATTTTGTTGGAAGGAAATATGGAATACCGTTTCCCCATTTATCGTTTTTTGAAAGGTGCATTTTTTGCCGATGCAGGAAATATATGGACGTTGAACACTAATTCCGACTTTCCTGATGGGAAATTTTCCTCTTCTACCTTTATTAATCAAATAGCAATGGACGCCGGTTTTGGGATTCGGCTCGATTTTAGTTATTTCATTTTCAGAATTGATGGTGCTATTCCTATCCGTAGTCCATCACTCCCGCAGGAAGATCGTTGGATTAAAGTACCTGCAATGCAAATTGGAGATATTATCTGGAATTTTGCTATAGGTTATCCGTTTTAG
- the ispF gene encoding 2-C-methyl-D-erythritol 2,4-cyclodiphosphate synthase yields MNFRVGLGYDIHCLALGCNLWLGGVKIPHTKGAVGHSDADTLIHALCDALLGAAALRDIGYHFPDTSQEFKGIDSKILLKKVMALITDKGFYVVNVDATVIIQQPRLANYIPLMVSTLSGIMNMPTDNVNIKAKTAEKLGAVGEEKGVEAQVIVLLAKTDNL; encoded by the coding sequence GTGAATTTCAGGGTGGGCTTGGGCTATGATATACACTGCCTTGCCTTGGGCTGCAACCTTTGGCTTGGCGGAGTGAAAATACCCCATACCAAAGGAGCCGTAGGACATTCTGATGCTGATACCCTGATTCATGCACTTTGTGATGCACTATTGGGCGCAGCGGCTTTACGGGATATAGGATATCATTTCCCTGATACTTCTCAGGAATTTAAAGGGATAGACAGTAAGATTCTTCTCAAAAAAGTTATGGCGCTAATTACAGATAAGGGCTTTTATGTTGTAAATGTTGATGCTACCGTTATTATTCAGCAGCCCCGTTTGGCAAACTACATACCATTGATGGTAAGTACCTTGTCGGGTATTATGAATATGCCCACTGATAATGTTAATATTAAAGCAAAAACAGCAGAAAAATTAGGCGCTGTAGGGGAAGAAAAAGGTGTGGAAGCTCAAGTCATCGTTTTGCTGGCTAAAACGGATAACCTATAG
- the porV gene encoding type IX secretion system outer membrane channel protein PorV encodes MYQIKKIASIAFIILLTTQITNCFAQSKSDYIGRNLNTITTAVPFLMISPDARAGAMGDAGVSSSPDANSMHWNPAKYAFIENNLGFSVAYSPWLKALVDDINLYYVTGYYKLGEQHAIAASLLFFSLGQIEFTDVNAERIATRNPNEFAIDLAYSRKFSPKWSGAVAGRFINSNITQNINVGTSSTKPGRSVAADVAVYYVDDISFPQNNIDGKFSFGLDISNIGTKISYSDDNTRKDFIPTNLRLGPSLLLNLDEFNSLTFMVDFNKLLVPTPPIYETDSNGPVVGPDGNQKILKGKNPDVSVVSGMLQSFYDAPDGFSEEIKEISYSIGVEYWYEKQFAIRGGYFYEDEMKGNRKYFTLGAGLKYNVFGLDFSYLIPTDQKNPLENTLRFTLLFDFAALNKKDKSLK; translated from the coding sequence ATGTATCAAATCAAGAAAATCGCATCAATCGCATTTATTATTCTTCTGACAACACAAATTACCAATTGCTTTGCGCAGAGTAAGAGTGATTATATTGGGCGTAATCTCAATACTATAACTACAGCAGTTCCTTTTCTGATGATATCACCCGATGCCCGGGCAGGGGCTATGGGCGATGCTGGAGTTTCTTCTTCCCCCGATGCCAATTCTATGCATTGGAACCCTGCAAAATATGCATTTATTGAAAATAATCTTGGTTTTTCTGTTGCGTATAGCCCTTGGCTAAAAGCTTTGGTAGATGACATAAACCTTTATTATGTAACAGGATATTATAAACTTGGAGAACAACACGCAATCGCCGCCTCTCTTTTATTCTTTTCACTGGGTCAAATAGAGTTTACCGATGTTAATGCCGAAAGAATTGCTACCCGCAACCCAAACGAATTTGCTATTGACCTTGCATATTCCCGGAAATTTTCACCCAAATGGTCTGGAGCCGTAGCAGGACGGTTTATTAATTCCAATATTACGCAAAATATTAATGTGGGAACTTCTTCCACAAAACCGGGCAGATCCGTAGCTGCCGATGTGGCTGTTTATTATGTTGACGATATTTCTTTCCCCCAAAATAATATTGATGGAAAATTTTCATTTGGACTTGATATTTCAAATATAGGTACAAAGATATCTTATTCTGACGACAATACCCGCAAAGACTTTATACCTACCAACCTCCGCCTTGGACCTTCTCTTTTGTTAAATCTCGACGAATTTAACAGCCTTACCTTCATGGTTGATTTTAATAAATTGTTGGTTCCTACTCCTCCCATTTATGAGACGGATAGTAATGGACCTGTTGTGGGACCCGATGGAAATCAAAAAATTTTAAAAGGGAAAAACCCGGATGTATCCGTAGTTTCAGGTATGTTACAGTCGTTTTATGATGCTCCCGACGGATTTAGTGAAGAAATAAAAGAAATATCTTATTCCATAGGCGTAGAATACTGGTACGAAAAACAGTTTGCCATCAGGGGTGGATACTTCTATGAAGATGAAATGAAAGGGAACCGCAAATATTTTACCCTTGGTGCGGGATTAAAATACAATGTTTTCGGCCTTGATTTCTCTTATCTCATTCCTACCGACCAGAAAAATCCGTTGGAAAATACGTTACGCTTCACTCTCTTGTTTGATTTTGCTGCTCTTAATAAAAAAGATAAGAGCCTTAAATAA
- the porU gene encoding type IX secretion system sortase PorU: MKKIFTVFVVFCLFGILNAQQVVPLNYNGRIGELFQNIDYAKSQTKPEQAAFAENSVLASGNWYKIKVKESGIYKITYEQLNAWGIDAAGINPQKIRVFGNSFGILPESNTYYRPIDLLENAIYVNDGGDGEFNPGDFFLFYGKSPDSWRINPFYKVYEHIKHLYADYNCYFLNFNTEEGKRIVESSVYPFVPNSYATTFTDYRVYEKDSINLIKSGKDWYGEKFDNLQTKIELPSYYFQDVVVGKPAGVRLKIAAKSADSTSFDIIKDDVSILHCDVPDLDPALSSVYARSAMQLKTFTITQPELNLSLQYNPGTVSSQGWLDFIELNIERQLKFRSGQLLFRNAYATGYQKITRFGMQFSTQVPTIWDLSRPTSIKEIIPQVVGDSLFFTLPTDTLCEFVAFDASQFFTPELIGLINNQNLHSVKNIDLLIITQEVFYNQAVRLGELHKNNDGLTYAVTILPEIYNEFSSGIQDIAAIRDFVRNVYFTSDSLSRPRYLLLFGDGSFDPKNRYPDNNNFVPTFQSEESLVSTGSYVCDDFYGLLDKEEGEGAVGNVDIGIGRLAVSTVAEADAIVNKIEHYMIPSPLTLRDWRNITCFIADDENKNLHFDQAEELSEIVKDKDPVYNIDKIYLDSYKQITNATSSSYPDATKALAKRIEQGALIINYTGHGSELGLSGEGLATTQDIEEWENIDCLPLFITATCEFSRFDDPERVSAGEWVMLNSNGGGIALFTTTRPAFSTPNFNLNKRFYNYVFARDEQGNYLRLGDIVKKSKVPSSIYFKNFVLLGDPALRLAYPKLHVLATKINDIQIEKFADTLQAFDRFSLSGIITNASGEKVDDFNGKVFVKIFDKSTEYHTLGNDWDSYKTGFFLQKNVIFDGSASVVNGDFTINVLIPRDIMLSNGFGKFSFYAENGSVDATGYFDKIVIGGINPDPLPDTEGPAISMYLNDTSFRSEDVVHNNAMLMAALHDTSGINVLNSGIGHNIILTTDHNNYSSFIVNDYFTPLVDNYTDGIIKLQLETLPEGKHTLTLRAWDLYNNSSEAEIEFNVQNTIQLKTHNVLCYPNPFSDKTWFEFSHNQFNGGLSMLIEICTMTGNKIKTIGPVQITSEGYVSQLVEWDGRSDNGSPISNGMYIYKVKILESKNNYIETSGKVIVSKQ; encoded by the coding sequence ATGAAAAAAATATTTACTGTATTTGTGGTATTTTGCCTTTTTGGCATATTAAATGCGCAACAGGTAGTACCTTTAAATTATAATGGTCGTATTGGTGAACTTTTTCAAAATATTGACTACGCAAAGTCGCAAACAAAACCAGAACAGGCTGCCTTTGCTGAAAATTCGGTGCTTGCTTCCGGTAATTGGTATAAAATAAAGGTGAAGGAAAGCGGGATTTATAAAATTACATACGAACAGCTAAATGCTTGGGGCATTGATGCGGCTGGTATTAATCCGCAAAAAATCAGGGTGTTTGGTAATTCTTTCGGAATTTTACCCGAATCCAATACCTACTATCGTCCCATAGATTTACTCGAAAATGCAATATATGTAAACGACGGTGGCGATGGGGAATTTAATCCTGGCGATTTTTTTCTTTTTTATGGTAAATCGCCCGATTCATGGAGAATTAATCCGTTTTACAAAGTGTATGAACACATTAAGCACCTGTATGCTGATTATAATTGTTATTTTCTGAATTTTAATACTGAGGAAGGAAAACGGATAGTCGAATCTTCAGTTTACCCTTTTGTGCCCAATTCCTACGCAACAACTTTTACCGATTATCGTGTTTACGAAAAAGACAGCATCAATCTTATAAAATCAGGAAAGGATTGGTATGGAGAAAAGTTTGATAACCTGCAAACAAAAATTGAATTACCCTCCTACTATTTTCAGGATGTAGTAGTAGGAAAACCTGCCGGAGTCCGTTTGAAGATAGCTGCAAAGTCGGCAGATTCTACTTCATTTGATATTATAAAAGATGATGTATCCATTCTGCATTGCGATGTGCCTGATCTTGACCCGGCATTGAGTTCTGTTTATGCCCGTTCTGCCATGCAGCTCAAAACCTTTACAATCACTCAGCCCGAATTGAATCTGAGCCTGCAGTACAATCCAGGAACCGTTTCTTCGCAAGGCTGGCTTGATTTTATTGAACTTAATATTGAAAGGCAATTGAAATTCAGAAGTGGTCAGCTTTTGTTCAGAAATGCGTATGCAACAGGTTATCAAAAAATTACTCGTTTTGGAATGCAGTTTAGCACTCAGGTGCCAACTATCTGGGATTTATCACGACCAACTTCAATAAAAGAAATTATTCCCCAAGTGGTAGGAGACTCCCTGTTTTTTACCTTGCCAACCGATACTTTATGCGAGTTTGTTGCTTTTGATGCTTCGCAATTTTTTACACCTGAATTGATAGGCTTAATTAATAATCAGAACCTGCATTCTGTTAAAAATATTGATTTACTTATTATTACACAAGAAGTATTTTACAATCAGGCAGTACGGCTTGGCGAATTGCACAAAAACAACGATGGCCTCACATATGCAGTAACCATTCTTCCGGAAATTTATAACGAATTTTCTTCCGGCATTCAGGATATTGCAGCCATTCGCGATTTTGTAAGAAATGTTTACTTTACTTCCGATTCTCTCAGTCGTCCGAGGTATCTATTATTGTTTGGTGATGGTTCATTTGATCCTAAAAACAGGTATCCCGATAATAATAACTTCGTTCCTACTTTTCAATCCGAGGAATCATTAGTTAGCACAGGTTCCTATGTTTGTGATGACTTTTACGGACTTCTTGACAAAGAGGAAGGAGAAGGTGCTGTAGGAAATGTGGACATAGGAATTGGACGTTTAGCGGTTTCAACAGTGGCAGAAGCCGATGCAATCGTCAACAAAATTGAACATTACATGATTCCTTCTCCTCTTACTCTGCGCGATTGGAGAAATATTACCTGTTTTATTGCCGATGATGAAAATAAAAACCTGCATTTCGACCAGGCGGAAGAGCTTAGCGAGATTGTAAAAGATAAAGACCCTGTATACAATATTGATAAAATATACCTTGATTCGTACAAACAAATTACTAATGCGACAAGCTCTTCGTACCCGGACGCTACGAAAGCCCTTGCAAAGCGTATTGAACAGGGTGCACTAATTATAAATTATACCGGACATGGCAGCGAATTAGGACTTTCCGGCGAAGGATTGGCTACAACTCAGGACATAGAAGAATGGGAAAATATTGATTGCCTGCCACTTTTTATCACTGCAACCTGCGAATTCAGCCGTTTCGACGACCCTGAAAGGGTGTCTGCCGGCGAATGGGTAATGCTGAATAGCAACGGAGGCGGAATAGCATTATTTACTACAACACGACCGGCTTTTTCCACCCCTAACTTTAACCTGAACAAAAGATTTTACAATTATGTTTTTGCAAGAGATGAACAGGGAAATTATTTACGGCTCGGCGATATTGTGAAAAAATCAAAGGTCCCTTCTTCTATATATTTCAAAAATTTTGTTTTATTGGGTGACCCTGCACTCAGGCTGGCGTATCCTAAGTTGCACGTATTGGCTACAAAAATTAATGATATACAGATAGAAAAATTTGCAGATACCTTACAGGCTTTCGACAGATTTTCTTTATCCGGGATAATCACAAATGCATCCGGGGAAAAAGTAGACGACTTTAATGGAAAGGTTTTTGTAAAAATCTTTGATAAATCAACAGAATACCACACGCTTGGAAACGATTGGGATAGTTATAAAACTGGTTTTTTCCTTCAAAAAAATGTTATTTTCGATGGTTCTGCAAGTGTGGTGAACGGAGATTTTACTATCAATGTACTCATTCCCCGCGATATTATGCTGTCTAACGGCTTCGGCAAATTCAGCTTTTATGCCGAAAATGGTTCGGTGGATGCTACCGGTTATTTCGATAAAATTGTCATAGGCGGTATAAATCCTGATCCTTTGCCTGATACCGAAGGTCCTGCTATTTCCATGTACTTGAATGATACATCATTTCGTTCAGAAGATGTCGTACATAACAATGCGATGCTGATGGCAGCTTTGCACGACACCAGCGGAATCAATGTTTTGAATTCAGGCATAGGACACAATATTATCCTGACTACCGATCACAATAATTATTCTTCTTTTATTGTAAATGATTACTTTACACCGTTAGTAGATAATTATACCGACGGGATAATCAAATTGCAGTTAGAAACCCTTCCTGAAGGAAAGCATACCCTGACACTTAGAGCTTGGGATCTTTATAACAATTCTTCCGAAGCGGAAATAGAATTTAATGTTCAGAATACTATACAGTTAAAAACGCATAACGTGCTTTGCTATCCCAATCCTTTCAGCGATAAAACCTGGTTTGAATTTTCGCATAACCAATTCAACGGAGGACTCTCTATGCTGATTGAAATCTGTACAATGACCGGGAATAAGATAAAAACGATAGGACCTGTGCAAATTACTTCTGAAGGATATGTATCCCAATTAGTTGAGTGGGATGGGAGATCTGACAATGGTAGCCCCATATCTAATGGGATGTATATTTACAAAGTTAAAATACTGGAAAGTAAAAATAATTATATAGAAACTTCGGGTAAGGTAATAGTTAGTAAACAATAA